In Bradyrhizobium sp. CCBAU 051011, the following are encoded in one genomic region:
- the mfd gene encoding transcription-repair coupling factor, producing the protein MKASVKSPATLLAPGRALTFANVAEGAEGLVVSDLARAVAARPKPPAVSLAVVCRDGPRMQQLARALEFFAPDLPVMQFPAWDCQPYDRVSPHGGVLAQRLTTLARLSRLQGSDKPLIVLTTVNAIVQRVPAREVVAAQALSVAPGHVVPMDSIVAWLEHNGYNRSSTVREPGEYAVRGGILDLFPAGLDQPVRFDFFGDSLESIRTFDAETQRTLLDMRALDLVPISEFQLVTETIRRFRMGYVATFGAPERGDPLYEAVSEGRRHPGMEHWLPLFQERMDTLFDYLDGAPVAIEPQSEDAARERFKQIQDYYEARREALEHPGSGAIYKPLPPDRLYLTETEWTTRLNDAALARLTPFAVPDGSSDVFDAGARQGRNFTPERADTSINVFEAVVAHVLALQAQRKKVVITLWSEGSRDRMASMLRDHKLANITSVNTWRTVQATPRNEAMLAVVGMESGFETDEFAVITEQDILGDRLVRQRKSSRKLDNFISEVTSLSTGDLVVHVEHGIGRFVGLQTIEVGGAPHDCLELHYAAETKLFLPVENIELLSRYGSEQTGVELDRLGGGGWQARKAKLKNRIREIAGELIKIAAERQLHEAPKMPVQPHVYDEFCARFPYEETEDQLGAITSTLKDLESGRPMDRLICGDVGFGKTEVALRAAFAVALDGKQVAVVVPTTLLARQHSKNFAERFRGFPVNVAQASRLIPAKELTQTKKGLAEGNVDIVVGTHALLGKSIKFRDLGLLIVDEEQHFGVSHKERLKQLRAQVHVLTLSATPIPRTLQLALTGVRDLSIIASPPVDRLAVRTFVAPHDPLMIREALLRERYRGGQAFYVVPRIEDLASVKDFLDKNVPEMKVAVAHGQMPPTVIEDIMSAFYDGKYDILLSTTIIESGLDIPNANTLIVHRADMFGLAQLYQLRGRVGRSKLRAYALFTLPTQQKITGQAERRLKVLQSLETLGAGFQLASHDLDIRGAGNLLGEEQSGHIKEVGFELYQSMLEEAILNLKAGVAEPAADRWSPQITIGMPVLIPEDYVNDLAVRLSLYRRLADLDTDEEIDNFAAEMRDRFGVLPDEVRYLFKVAAIKAYCRRANVEKVDAGPKGAVISFRDNSFAQPERLVAFIRQHGQAAKVRPDMKVVFLQAWKTPEERLMGTTEILRQLANLAESKKAA; encoded by the coding sequence ATGAAGGCATCAGTCAAATCGCCCGCGACGCTGCTGGCTCCCGGCCGCGCGCTGACCTTTGCCAACGTTGCCGAAGGCGCGGAAGGGCTGGTCGTCTCGGACCTCGCGCGTGCGGTGGCGGCCCGGCCGAAACCGCCGGCGGTCAGCCTTGCGGTGGTCTGCCGCGACGGCCCGCGCATGCAACAACTGGCGCGGGCGCTGGAATTCTTTGCGCCCGATCTGCCGGTGATGCAGTTTCCGGCCTGGGACTGCCAGCCCTATGACCGGGTGTCGCCGCATGGCGGCGTCCTGGCGCAGCGCCTGACCACGCTGGCGCGACTGTCGCGCCTGCAGGGCAGCGACAAGCCGCTGATCGTGCTCACCACCGTCAATGCCATCGTGCAGCGCGTGCCGGCGCGCGAGGTGGTGGCGGCGCAGGCGCTGTCGGTCGCGCCCGGCCATGTCGTGCCGATGGATTCGATCGTCGCCTGGCTGGAGCACAATGGCTACAACCGCTCCTCGACCGTGCGCGAGCCCGGCGAATACGCGGTGCGCGGCGGCATTCTCGATCTGTTTCCGGCCGGGCTCGATCAGCCCGTGCGGTTCGATTTCTTCGGCGACAGCCTGGAATCGATCCGCACGTTCGATGCGGAAACCCAGCGCACGCTGCTCGACATGCGCGCGCTCGACCTGGTGCCGATCTCCGAATTCCAGCTCGTTACCGAGACCATCCGCCGCTTCCGCATGGGGTATGTCGCGACCTTCGGCGCGCCGGAGCGCGGCGATCCGCTCTATGAGGCCGTCAGCGAAGGCCGTCGCCATCCCGGCATGGAGCATTGGCTGCCGCTGTTCCAGGAACGGATGGATACGCTGTTCGACTATCTCGATGGCGCGCCGGTTGCGATCGAGCCGCAGAGCGAGGATGCTGCGCGCGAGCGCTTCAAGCAGATCCAGGACTATTACGAGGCAAGGCGCGAGGCGTTGGAGCATCCAGGGTCCGGCGCGATCTACAAGCCGTTGCCGCCGGACCGGCTCTATCTGACGGAAACGGAATGGACGACGCGGCTGAACGACGCCGCACTAGCGCGGCTGACACCGTTTGCCGTACCTGACGGCAGCAGCGACGTGTTCGACGCCGGCGCGCGGCAGGGCCGCAATTTCACGCCCGAGCGCGCCGATACTTCCATCAACGTGTTCGAGGCCGTGGTGGCGCATGTGCTGGCCCTGCAGGCGCAGCGCAAAAAGGTCGTGATCACGCTGTGGAGCGAAGGCTCGCGCGACCGCATGGCCAGCATGCTCAGAGATCACAAGCTTGCCAATATCACCAGCGTCAACACCTGGCGCACGGTGCAGGCGACGCCGCGCAACGAGGCCATGCTGGCGGTGGTCGGCATGGAGAGCGGTTTCGAGACCGATGAGTTCGCGGTCATCACCGAACAGGACATCCTCGGCGACCGCCTGGTGCGCCAGCGCAAATCAAGCCGCAAGCTCGACAACTTCATCTCGGAAGTCACGAGCCTTTCGACCGGCGATCTCGTGGTGCATGTCGAGCACGGCATCGGGCGCTTTGTGGGTTTGCAGACGATCGAGGTCGGCGGCGCGCCGCATGACTGTCTCGAACTGCATTATGCCGCGGAAACGAAGCTGTTCCTTCCGGTCGAAAATATCGAGCTGCTGTCGCGCTACGGGTCCGAGCAGACCGGTGTGGAGCTGGACCGGCTGGGTGGTGGTGGCTGGCAGGCGCGCAAGGCCAAGCTCAAGAACCGCATCCGCGAGATCGCGGGCGAGCTGATCAAGATTGCCGCGGAACGCCAGTTGCACGAAGCGCCGAAAATGCCGGTGCAGCCGCATGTCTATGACGAATTCTGCGCGCGCTTCCCCTATGAGGAAACCGAGGACCAGCTTGGCGCCATCACCTCCACGCTTAAGGATCTCGAAAGCGGCCGTCCCATGGACCGGCTGATCTGCGGCGACGTCGGTTTTGGCAAGACCGAGGTGGCATTGCGAGCGGCGTTTGCCGTGGCGCTCGACGGCAAGCAGGTCGCTGTCGTGGTGCCGACCACGCTGCTGGCGCGGCAGCACAGCAAGAATTTTGCCGAACGCTTCAGAGGCTTTCCAGTCAATGTCGCGCAGGCCTCGCGTCTGATCCCGGCCAAGGAGCTGACGCAAACCAAGAAGGGGCTCGCCGAAGGCAATGTCGATATCGTGGTCGGCACCCACGCACTGCTCGGCAAGTCGATCAAGTTCCGCGACCTCGGATTGCTGATCGTCGACGAAGAACAGCACTTTGGCGTCAGCCACAAGGAGCGGCTGAAGCAGTTGCGGGCGCAGGTGCATGTGCTGACACTGAGCGCCACTCCGATCCCGCGCACGCTGCAGCTTGCGCTGACCGGCGTGCGCGACCTCTCGATCATCGCCTCGCCCCCGGTAGACCGCCTCGCGGTGCGTACCTTCGTGGCCCCGCACGATCCCCTGATGATCCGCGAAGCGCTGCTCCGCGAACGCTACCGCGGTGGACAGGCGTTCTACGTCGTGCCGCGGATCGAGGATCTCGCCAGCGTGAAAGACTTCCTCGATAAGAACGTGCCCGAGATGAAGGTCGCCGTCGCGCACGGCCAGATGCCGCCGACCGTGATCGAGGACATCATGTCGGCCTTCTATGACGGCAAATACGACATCCTGCTCTCGACCACCATCATCGAGTCCGGCCTAGACATCCCGAACGCCAATACGCTGATCGTGCACCGCGCCGACATGTTCGGCCTGGCGCAGCTCTATCAGTTGCGCGGGCGGGTAGGGCGCTCGAAACTGCGAGCATATGCGCTGTTCACGCTGCCGACGCAGCAGAAGATCACCGGTCAGGCCGAGCGGCGGCTGAAAGTGCTGCAGTCGCTGGAAACGCTCGGCGCCGGCTTCCAGCTTGCGTCGCACGACTTGGATATCCGCGGCGCCGGCAATCTGCTCGGAGAGGAGCAGTCCGGCCACATCAAGGAGGTCGGCTTCGAGCTTTATCAATCGATGCTGGAGGAGGCGATCCTCAACCTCAAGGCCGGCGTGGCGGAGCCTGCCGCAGACCGCTGGTCGCCGCAGATCACCATCGGCATGCCGGTGCTGATCCCCGAGGATTACGTCAACGACCTTGCGGTGCGGCTATCGCTGTACCGGCGGCTGGCCGATCTCGACACCGACGAGGAGATCGACAATTTCGCCGCGGAGATGCGCGACCGCTTCGGCGTGCTGCCGGATGAGGTGCGCTATCTGTTCAAGGTCGCCGCGATCAAGGCCTATTGCCGCAGAGCCAATGTCGAGAAGGTCGATGCCGGGCCTAAGGGCGCGGTGATCTCGTTCCGCGACAACAGCTTTGCCCAACCGGAACGCCTGGTAGCCTTCATCCGCCAGCACGGCCAGGCCGCGAAAGTGCGGCCGGACATGAAGGTGGTGTTCCTGCAGGCATGGAAGACGCCGGAAGAGCGGCTGATGGGCACGACCGAGATCTTGCGGCAGCTCGCCAATCTCGCGGAAAGCAAGAAGGCGGCGTAA
- a CDS encoding extracellular solute-binding protein → MTAFRHIRLRVLTCITLALGVAPLSGAKAAETHALAMHGTPALPADFTHMPYANPDAPKGGRLVWGVLGTFDSLNPLIVRGIAVQQIRGFVVESLMARGNDEAFTLYGLLARSVETDDARSYVTFRLDPKARFADGKPVTTEDVLFSWTLLRDKGRPNHRQYYSKVAKAEALDPLTVRFDFGGANDRELPLILGLMPILPRHAVDPATFEETTMTGPVGSGPYRVTAVKPGASVTLTRNPDYWGRDLSVNRGLWNFDEIRLDFYRESNGLFEAFKRGLYDFRVEYEPLRWHEGYDFPAARNGEVIRDTIKPGMPQPSEFLVFNTRRPQFSDIRVRQALTLLFDFEWVNRNYFFGLYARTPGFFAGSELSAYTRPADARERELLQPFAERIRPDILDGTYRLPVTDGSGRDRTTLRQALNLLSEAGYDLDGAVLRQRSTRTPLTFEILVTTRDQERIALSYQRDLKRAGIEVSIRAVDPVQFDQRRLGYEFDMLQNRWDQSLSPGNEQSFYWGSQAADIPGTRNYMGAKELAIDALIGTLLEARERPAFVSAVRALDRVLISGFYAIPVFNVQEQWIARWNRIEQPVATALTGYLPETWWQKPEAK, encoded by the coding sequence ATGACCGCCTTTAGGCATATCCGTCTGCGTGTGCTGACCTGTATCACCCTCGCGCTGGGTGTGGCTCCGCTCAGCGGTGCGAAGGCGGCCGAAACCCACGCACTGGCGATGCACGGGACGCCCGCCCTGCCCGCCGATTTCACCCACATGCCCTATGCCAATCCGGATGCGCCGAAGGGCGGGCGGCTGGTCTGGGGCGTCCTTGGAACTTTCGACAGTCTCAATCCCCTGATCGTCCGTGGCATCGCCGTTCAGCAGATCAGGGGCTTTGTGGTCGAGAGCCTGATGGCACGCGGCAATGATGAGGCTTTCACGCTGTATGGCCTGCTCGCCAGGAGCGTCGAGACCGACGATGCGCGCAGCTATGTCACCTTCCGCCTCGATCCCAAAGCGCGCTTCGCCGACGGCAAGCCGGTTACGACAGAGGACGTGCTGTTTTCATGGACCTTGCTGCGCGACAAGGGCCGTCCCAATCACCGCCAGTATTATTCCAAGGTCGCAAAGGCCGAGGCGCTCGACCCGCTCACGGTGCGCTTCGATTTCGGCGGCGCCAATGACCGCGAACTGCCGCTGATCCTCGGCTTGATGCCGATCCTGCCTAGGCATGCCGTCGATCCCGCCACGTTCGAGGAAACCACGATGACCGGGCCGGTCGGTTCCGGTCCCTATCGCGTCACCGCCGTCAAGCCGGGAGCCAGCGTTACGCTGACCCGCAATCCCGACTATTGGGGCCGCGACCTGTCTGTAAATCGGGGCCTATGGAACTTCGACGAGATCAGGCTCGACTTCTACCGCGAGTCCAACGGCCTGTTCGAGGCGTTCAAGCGCGGCCTCTACGATTTTCGCGTCGAATACGAACCGCTGCGCTGGCACGAGGGCTACGACTTTCCGGCAGCCCGCAATGGCGAAGTGATCCGCGACACCATCAAGCCCGGAATGCCACAGCCGTCGGAATTCCTGGTGTTCAACACGCGGCGCCCGCAGTTTTCCGACATCCGCGTGCGGCAGGCGCTGACGCTGCTGTTCGATTTCGAGTGGGTCAACCGCAATTACTTTTTCGGGCTCTATGCCCGCACGCCGGGCTTCTTCGCGGGATCCGAACTCTCCGCCTACACCCGTCCGGCCGACGCGCGCGAGCGCGAACTCTTGCAACCGTTCGCCGAGCGCATCCGCCCCGATATTCTCGACGGCACCTATCGCCTGCCCGTCACCGACGGATCGGGCCGCGATCGCACGACGTTGCGCCAGGCGCTGAACTTGCTGTCGGAGGCCGGTTACGATCTCGATGGAGCCGTGCTGCGGCAGCGTTCGACCAGGACGCCGCTCACCTTCGAAATCCTGGTAACGACGCGCGACCAGGAGCGGATCGCGCTGTCCTATCAGCGCGACCTCAAGCGCGCCGGCATCGAGGTCAGCATTCGCGCCGTCGATCCCGTGCAGTTCGACCAGCGCCGGCTCGGCTACGAGTTCGACATGCTGCAGAACCGCTGGGATCAATCGCTGTCCCCCGGCAACGAGCAATCGTTCTACTGGGGCAGTCAGGCCGCCGACATTCCCGGCACGCGAAATTACATGGGAGCCAAGGAGCTGGCCATCGACGCCCTGATCGGGACGCTGCTCGAGGCGCGTGAGCGTCCGGCCTTCGTCTCGGCGGTGCGGGCGCTCGATCGCGTTCTGATATCGGGCTTCTACGCAATTCCGGTGTTTAACGTGCAGGAGCAATGGATCGCGCGCTGGAATCGGATAGAACAACCTGTGGCGACCGCGTTGACGGGCTATCTGCCGGAAACCTGGTGGCAGAAGCCGGAAGCGAAGTGA
- a CDS encoding class I adenylate-forming enzyme family protein, producing the protein MTQPTASPTLDTLFKRNLARQPDALALVDPPNKPRITGQPPKRLSFAQADRMISSLAAHFIESGLPSNSVIAVQLPNTIEFAVTVLAAYRAGLVVAVLPLLWRQSELTMALNRTAARAIVTSGKVDGVVYSDIAMNAAAEAFSIRHVCGFGSDLPEGMASLDNAIFRESPTTRAVVQDGRKAALISFDVTADGFRPVPRAHLGLIAGGLSMSLESDVPQGATILSAFSPMSFAGLASSLAIWLLSGGTLVLHHPFDDEVLEQQINEQACDTLIAPAQLALRLDELDLAARMPSLRNVIGLWRTPEQVGSSACWTAQQATLTDVYLFGEAGLFGARRIAEDGSPALIKPGPHGAPRDLPGSSIAGEILVTPRGTLGLRGPMVPVAAYAPPPPPSDSLIAAPPRDYVDTDYASRLDRVTGAVHITAPPSGVMAVGGYRFLAQDLQEWARRLGQGALLTALPDRISGHRLAGRALDNARARDALTELGLNPLMVEAFRDRSNAA; encoded by the coding sequence GTGACCCAGCCGACCGCTTCGCCGACGCTCGATACGCTATTCAAACGGAACCTGGCACGGCAGCCGGACGCGCTGGCGCTGGTTGATCCCCCCAACAAGCCACGCATCACCGGCCAGCCGCCGAAACGTCTTAGCTTTGCGCAGGCCGACCGTATGATCTCCTCGCTGGCCGCGCACTTCATCGAGTCGGGCTTGCCGTCCAATTCCGTGATCGCGGTTCAACTGCCGAACACCATCGAATTCGCGGTCACCGTGCTCGCCGCCTATCGCGCAGGTCTTGTCGTTGCAGTGCTGCCCCTGCTCTGGCGGCAGTCGGAATTGACGATGGCCCTCAACCGCACCGCCGCGCGGGCGATCGTGACTTCGGGCAAGGTCGACGGCGTGGTCTATTCGGACATCGCCATGAACGCCGCCGCCGAAGCGTTCTCGATCCGCCATGTCTGCGGCTTCGGCAGCGACCTGCCGGAAGGCATGGCCTCGCTCGACAATGCCATCTTCCGGGAATCTCCGACCACGCGCGCCGTGGTCCAGGACGGCCGCAAGGCGGCGCTGATTTCATTCGATGTCACCGCAGACGGCTTCCGGCCGGTCCCGCGCGCCCATCTCGGCCTGATTGCGGGTGGGCTTTCCATGTCGCTCGAAAGCGACGTGCCGCAGGGCGCCACCATCCTGTCGGCGTTCTCGCCGATGTCGTTTGCCGGCCTCGCCTCCTCGCTGGCGATCTGGCTGCTGTCGGGCGGAACATTGGTGCTGCACCACCCCTTCGACGATGAGGTTCTGGAGCAGCAGATCAACGAACAGGCCTGCGACACGCTGATTGCACCTGCTCAACTGGCGCTGCGGCTGGACGAACTGGACCTCGCCGCGCGGATGCCGAGCCTGCGCAATGTTATCGGCCTGTGGCGCACGCCAGAGCAGGTCGGCTCCAGCGCATGCTGGACCGCGCAACAGGCGACGCTGACGGATGTCTATCTATTCGGCGAGGCCGGATTGTTCGGCGCGCGCCGGATCGCCGAGGATGGCTCGCCGGCCCTGATCAAGCCTGGCCCGCACGGCGCGCCGCGCGATCTGCCGGGATCGTCGATCGCGGGCGAAATCCTCGTGACGCCGCGCGGCACGTTAGGATTGCGCGGGCCGATGGTGCCGGTCGCAGCCTATGCGCCCCCTCCGCCGCCGAGCGACTCCCTGATCGCGGCGCCGCCGCGCGACTATGTCGACACGGACTACGCCTCGCGACTCGACCGCGTGACCGGTGCGGTCCATATCACGGCGCCGCCGTCCGGCGTCATGGCCGTCGGCGGCTACCGGTTCCTGGCGCAGGACCTCCAAGAATGGGCGCGCCGGCTCGGCCAGGGTGCGCTTCTGACCGCGTTGCCGGACCGTATCAGCGGCCACCGGCTGGCGGGGCGCGCCCTCGACAACGCGCGCGCTCGGGACGCGCTGACAGAACTTGGCCTTAACCCCTTGATGGTGGAAGCATTTCGGGATCGGAGCAACGCCGCCTGA
- a CDS encoding GGDEF domain-containing protein has product MSQQGPILVVSSASRPSFAATLDGAGLFPVVETGWADAARAVEQVQPAAVLAAASQTDAAGLTELAARVAARQPYLPLIAVDPQMAYPDNVIPFFQSQVLQSQVLQSQVLQNHVPHTQQAGCDRLMARLRAVLRVRALHATVMRRLVPAAPMTLSQIDPARDATVLLIGRGGAYPALSVALGERSGVVGALSIEAAAKHLNTRDIDGIVLGEGFSLRVVDAFLTVLTEDSRFRNLPVVVTAGDLAPAYDLANLEIVSGDAAQVATTVLPLIRQHAFEAHLSRTLKAIDADGLIDARTGLLTAEAFERDFASAIYQTQQRGGGLSVARFAFDPDHPRAQFDGARIISRLMRQMDFGAAQDDGSVVVVFAEADLKTAHAVARRLSSVMRHTSHGQRDARSEPSVTVATLLPNDSAKSLRSRLQEGAQRAAS; this is encoded by the coding sequence ATGTCCCAGCAAGGTCCGATCCTCGTCGTATCAAGCGCGAGCCGGCCGTCTTTTGCCGCCACGCTGGATGGCGCAGGGCTGTTTCCCGTGGTCGAGACCGGATGGGCGGACGCGGCGCGCGCGGTCGAGCAGGTCCAGCCGGCCGCCGTGCTGGCCGCGGCATCGCAGACCGACGCTGCCGGACTGACGGAGTTGGCCGCGCGGGTCGCGGCGCGACAGCCTTATCTGCCGTTGATCGCGGTGGACCCGCAGATGGCCTATCCCGACAACGTCATTCCCTTCTTTCAGAGCCAAGTCCTTCAGAGCCAAGTCCTTCAGAGCCAAGTCCTTCAGAACCACGTCCCCCACACCCAACAAGCTGGCTGCGACCGGCTGATGGCCCGCCTGCGGGCCGTGCTGCGCGTGCGGGCGTTGCATGCAACCGTGATGCGCCGGCTGGTGCCGGCAGCGCCGATGACGCTGTCACAGATCGACCCGGCGCGCGATGCTACCGTGCTGCTGATCGGCCGCGGCGGCGCCTATCCCGCGCTGTCGGTCGCGCTTGGCGAGCGCAGCGGCGTGGTCGGCGCGCTCTCGATCGAGGCGGCTGCGAAGCATCTCAACACCAGAGACATCGACGGCATCGTGCTCGGCGAAGGATTCAGCCTGCGGGTCGTCGATGCCTTCCTCACCGTGCTGACGGAGGACTCCCGTTTCCGCAATCTCCCCGTCGTCGTGACCGCAGGCGATCTGGCGCCGGCCTATGATCTGGCGAACCTCGAAATCGTTTCCGGCGATGCGGCCCAGGTGGCAACGACGGTGCTGCCGCTGATCCGCCAGCACGCCTTCGAAGCGCATCTGAGCCGCACGCTGAAGGCAATCGACGCCGACGGCCTGATCGACGCGCGGACCGGTCTGCTCACGGCGGAAGCCTTCGAACGCGACTTTGCCAGCGCCATCTACCAGACCCAGCAGCGCGGCGGCGGATTGTCGGTCGCGCGCTTTGCGTTCGACCCCGATCATCCGCGCGCGCAATTCGATGGCGCGCGGATCATCAGCCGCCTGATGCGGCAAATGGATTTTGGCGCCGCGCAGGACGACGGCTCGGTGGTCGTGGTGTTTGCCGAGGCCGACCTTAAGACGGCCCATGCCGTCGCCCGGCGGCTGTCGAGCGTGATGCGCCATACCAGTCACGGCCAGCGTGACGCACGGTCGGAGCCTTCAGTTACGGTCGCCACGCTGCTGCCGAACGATTCCGCGAAGTCATTGCGGTCACGGCTGCAGGAAGGTGCGCAACGCGCGGCATCTTAG